The genome window TTTTACCATTGCCCTTGCAATTGCCACACGCTGACATTCACCTCCCGAAAGCTGTGCCGGTCTTGATTTCATTTTGTCAGTTATTCCAAGCCAATCAAGAGCTTCCATAACCATTTCTTTTCTTTTTGTTGCATTTATTTTCATTAAAAGTAAAGGAAATTCAACATTTTCATAAACCGTGTGTACTGCTAAAAGATTATAATTTTGAAATATGAAACCAAAATGGTATTTGCGTAATTTTGCAGATGTTTTTGCGGTTAGCTCATTAATATTTTCTCCTAAAACAATAGCTTCTCCTTCTGAAGGATTATCGAGTGAACCGATAATGTTTAACAAAGTAGTTTTGCCTGAGCCTGAGGGTCCTATAATGCCTGTAAACTCTCCTTTATTAAAATCTAAATTAATGTTATTAAGAGCAGTAAACTTTCCACTTCCCATTGAGTAGTGCTTGGCAAGCCCTTTAATAGTAATTATTTTTTCATTTTCCATTTCAATATATTTAAATGTTC of Bacteroidota bacterium contains these proteins:
- a CDS encoding ABC transporter ATP-binding protein produces the protein MENEKIITIKGLAKHYSMGSGKFTALNNINLDFNKGEFTGIIGPSGSGKTTLLNIIGSLDNPSEGEAIVLGENINELTAKTSAKLRKYHFGFIFQNYNLLAVHTVYENVEFPLLLMKINATKRKEMVMEALDWLGITDKMKSRPAQLSGGECQRVAIARAMVKKPQIVLADEPTANLDAENSHHIIQTMEKLNKELKTTFIFATHDEKVIGYLHRTIKLEDGAVANDEIIKK